The DNA region AATTTTATCTTATAACGGTTCTGAAAGTATTTTCAAAATCAAAAATAGAATGAAAGACATTATGCATGATAAAGTTGGTATTTTTAGAGATGGTCCACACCTAGAAGAAGCAGTAGAAGAATTAAAAGAACTTTTAGTTAAAACAAAACAAATTACTGTTAAATCAAAAGAAAGAGCTGGTAACCCAGAACTTGAAGAAGCATATAGAGTTCCCAAAATGTTAAAAATTGCACTTTGTGTTGCTAAAGGTGCAAGAGATAGAACTGAATCAAGAGGTGCGCACTCAAGAGAAGATTACACAAAAAGAGATGATGCAAACTGGTTAAATAGAACACTTTGCACATGGCCTAACCCTACAGATATAGAACCAACAATTGAATATGCTCCATTAGATATTATGAAAATGGAAATGCCTCCAGCATTTAGAGGTTATGGTGCTAAGGGTATGATTATTGAACATCCAGATTCTGCAAAAAGACAAGCTGAAGTTGATGAATTAAGAGAAAAAATGGAAGCTGAAGGTAAAGATAGACATGAAATTCAAGATGCATTAATGCACTTTGATTTACCAATGAATTATAAAGAAAGAAATGAAAGAGCAGGAGATAAATAATGAGTAATGAACAAAAAGGTAGAGAAATAACTATTTCAGTTCTTAAATTTAATCCAAGAAGTAAGGTTTCAAAACCTCACTTTGTAGATTATAAAATAGAAGAGACACCAGGTATGACTCTTTTCATTGCACTAAACTATATAAGAGAAAACTTAGACCCTGATTTATCTTTTGACTTTGTATGTAGAGCAGGTATTTGTGGTTCTTGTGGTATGGTAATAAATGGAAAACCTGCATTGGCTTGTAGAACATTAACTTCAAGTTATCCAGAAGGAAAATTAAAATTAATGCCAATGCCAGCATTTGAATTAATCAAAGATTTATCAGTAAATACTGGTAAATGGATGGATAAAATGTCAAAAAGAGTTGAATCGTGGATTCATTCTAATAAAGAAGTTGATATTTCTAAAATGGAAGAAAGAATTGATCCTGAAGTTGCAAATGATACATTTGAATTAGATAGATGTATTGAGTGTGGTATTTGTGTTGCTTCTTGTGGTACTATGCTTATGAGACCAGATTTTGTTGGTCCTGTAGGTTTAAATAGAGTAGCAAGATTTGAAGTTGATCCACATGACAATAGAACTGCTGAAGATTACTATGAATTAGTAGGTGATGATGATGGTATTTTTGGTTGTATGTCATTAATGGCTTGTGAAGATCATTGTCCAAAACACTTACCTCTTCAAAATAAAATAGCTTATCTAAGAAGAAAATTAGTATCATTACGATAATTAAATAAATTGTGAAGAGTTTTTCTCTTCACAAGAAAAAAAATCAAAAATAAAAAAGTTAATTACCATTTAATGTGGTAATTAACTTTTTCTATTTTATAAGTACGGAGATAAAATGAATTTAGCAAATGATTACTTTTTACTTTACCATGGTAGTCAAGTAAAAAAAGAGATTTCTTATGAAATCATGAATATAAAAGAAGCTGAATTTTACGAAGTTGCTGCATTAATTTTAAGTGCAACAAGAAAAAATTATGAAAAATATTTTCCTTTAAAATCTTTTAATAAACTTTGTAAAATTATAACAGATAAAACTCCTACAACAATTAATGAACTATATCAATTACAATATAACTTAATAGAAATAATTTCAAAAAATAATAATAAAGATGATATTGAAAAATTACATAGCACTTTTGAATATTTAAAAAATGAAAATATATTAAATAATGCAGATAATGAAAAATTAATTTCATTATTTGATCCAAGTGAACTAGTTGTTGAAGAAGAAAAAACTAATGATGTTGCAATTGACAATAATCTAACATTCCAAGAACATAAAGAAGATATTGACGATACAATAAAACAATTAAAAGAACTTTTTAATAAAGAAGAATTAAAAAAAGAGTTAGATGAAACAATTGATTATATTAATAATCAAAAATTTTCTATTGGTATTACAGGTGTTATGAACGCAGGAAAATCTACTATGCTTAATGCTTTAATGGGTAAAGAGATTTTAGGAAGTGCAGTTGTTCCTGAAACTGCGAATTTAACAATTGTAAAATATGATAAAACACCAAGTGCAAATGTTTTTTATTGGAATAAACAAGAATGGGAAAAAATAGAAAATAGTGCATCTGATATAAAATCAATAAAAGAGTTTATTGATGAAACAAAATCTATTTTTAAAGATGATCTATATAATTACATTAAAGAAGAATCAAGAAGTGAGAGTGTTGATATAAATAACTTAGCAGCATTTACTTCAGCAGAAGCAAGTGGTAAAAAGTGTAATTTAGTTAAATATGTTGAATTAAAATCAAATTTAGAATTTTTAGAAGATGGTATTGAAATTGTTGATACACCAGGTCTTGATGATCCTGTTATTCAAAGAGAAGAGATAACAAAAGAGTATTTATCAACTTGTGATATGATGTTACACCTTATGAACGTAAGTCAAAGTGCCACATTAAAAGATGTTGAATTTATTATAGATGCACTGCTTTATCAAAATATATCAAAACTTTTAATAGTTATTACAAGAGCTGATACTGTATCAAAAGAGCAATTACAAGAAGTAATTGATTACACAAAAACTTCAATAAAAAAACAATTAAAATCTTTAAATAAAGATAGTAAACTTGATTATATTTTAAAAACTATTAAGTTTATTCCAATATCTGGAAGAATGGCACTATTACATAGAACTGGTAGAGAAGAAGAGGCTTTAAAAGCTGGTTTTAAAATAGAAGATACAGGTATCATTGAAATAGAAGATTATTTAAATGATTCATTATTTGGTAAAAATAGTTCAAAAAGTGAATTAATTATAAAAAGTGCTAAAACACAAATTATGAGAACTATTGATAAGCAAACTTCTGCTTTAAATTATGAATTAAGATTATTATCAAAATCAAAAGAAGAATTAGAACTTGAATTATCAGAATTTAATAAAAAGAAATCTGCTAATGAGAAAATCTTTCAAGCAATGAAAGAGGACATTTTATATTATAAAGATGATACAAAAAACTATATAAAATCTCTACAAACATTTTTAAGTTCAGAATTAATTGAATTACAAACATTAATTAAACAAAGAGTAATAAGTGATGTTAGATATACATATGAAAAAGAAAAGAAAAAACCAGAAGAAATAAGAACTAAAAGTATCATTCAAACTGCAATAAAAGATGGAATTATTGATGTAGTTAGAGATTATAGATATAAATTTATCAAAAAGTCTCAAAGTATTGGAGAAATATGTGAACAAAAATATCATGATTTTGGTTTTATAATTGGACATAATAATGATAATTTTGACGCAAGAGGATTCTTTCAAGAAGATTTTAAAAGTGGTTTTTTAACAACATCAAATGATATTTTAATTTCTAAAATTGTAAATGCAGTTAATAAATCTAAATCTAATAGATTAGAAGAACTAGATTCAAAAATAGAACAATTTTTAAAAGAAGAATTTATTAATATTGAAGAAAATATTACTACAAAAGCAAATGAAATATCACAAATATTAATTGATAATTTCTTTGATGCATTAAATGCTCCATTAAAAAACTTTGAAGATAGATTAAAAAGTGATGAAGAAATACTTCAAAAACAATTAAAATCTTTTGAAGAAAATGATAAAAATAGAGATACATTATCTCTACAAATACATAAAAACTTAAAAAAATTAGAAACAATAAAAGAGGGTTGTAAAAAATGAAACTATTACAACAATTTATAAATGAATATAAAACAGCCTATGAAAAAAAAGAAATAGTTTATGAAGATAGTATTGTAGGTGAAATAAATAGAGTAAAAGATTTATTATTAGATGATTATTTTTTGCCATCAGTACAGTTAAAATCAATATTAGACAAATTTAATAGAAAAGCTAGATACCCAATGGAGATTGCAATTACAGGTCAATTTTCAGCTGGTAAATCAACTTTTTTAAATGCATTATTATCAAGAAATATTTTGCCAACAGGAATTACACCTGTAACATCAAAGGTAAATTTTATAAACTATGGTGAAGAGTATAAATTAAAAATAACATATAAATCTGGTGCAGAAGAGTATCATAGTATCGATGCAATAGCTGATTTTACAGATCAAAGAAAAGATGAATTAGATGATGTAAAATACTTAACTTTATATGCACCTATGGATATTTTAAAAGATATATCTTTTGTGGATACTCCAGGACTTAATTCTCAAAGTCAAAGTGATACAGAAACAACAAGAAGAGTTTTAAGAGATGTTGGTGGAATAATATGGTTGACACTAATTGATAATGCAGGAAAAATGAGTGAAGCAGAAGTTCTTGAAGAGTATATGCAACATTTTAAAAATAAATCTTTATGCGTATTAAATCAAAAAGATAAATTTACACAAGAACAAATTAAGACAACAACAAATTATATAAAAACTAAGTTTGCTAAATATTTTGCAGAAGTTGTACCAATTTCAGCAAAACAAGCACTTGATTCACGACAGCATCAAAAAAATATATTACTTGAATCTGTTTATACACAAATAACAAATGAGTTTAAAACTAAGCTAAGTGAAAATTTAGAAGTAAATTCAATAAACTTTTTTGAAAAAGAATTTGAAGAATTTAAGAAAGAAGTTCATACAATCAATTCAAAAGATGATACACAAGATTTAAAATTATTAGAAGAATCAAATATAAATAAAGTATTAGAATTTATAGAAAATACAATTAGACCTCAAGCAAAAGAAGCAAAAGAGTTCTCTATAAAAAATGACTTAAAAGGTGTTTGTGATATTTTAATAAAAGAATATGAAACAATAATAGGTTCTTATAACTCATTAGAAGATATTTTAAAAAATACAGAAAATAAAGTATTAGAAGCTTTTGAAGATATTTATAAAAAATATTCTAAAGATTTATATAATATATATAATTCATTAGAAATTATTATGGAAAAAATAGCAAATGAGACTTTTAAAAATATCAAAAGAGTAGAATCTACAAGATTCCAAGAGACTAAAGGTAACTTCTTAACTGGAACAAAAATACAAAAAGTAGAATATAGCACTTTTTGGATAGATAGTGATAATGTTTACAAAAATCTTTTTTATGATGATCAAACAATTGATAAAATGTTTAAACGTTCTATTAAAATGCTTAAAAACAATGAGTTACAAACAGATGAAGCTTTTAGAGAAGTTTATAGAAAGTTAGAATCTGAAGTTCATAAATGGCAAGAAGCCTATGAAAAAATTAGAAAACACAGAGAAATTGCATCTGATTTAGAGTTTTCAAATACAAGACACTTTGCAGCAAAAGTACATGAAAATGTTTTAAAAGAGTATCAAAAAGCAATTTTAGAAAATATTTCAGCTTTAAGAAAGAAATTTGCATATTTTAATGGTGCATTATCATATTCATATATTCAAACAACACAAGCCACA from Malaciobacter molluscorum LMG 25693 includes:
- a CDS encoding fumarate reductase iron-sulfur subunit, whose product is MSNEQKGREITISVLKFNPRSKVSKPHFVDYKIEETPGMTLFIALNYIRENLDPDLSFDFVCRAGICGSCGMVINGKPALACRTLTSSYPEGKLKLMPMPAFELIKDLSVNTGKWMDKMSKRVESWIHSNKEVDISKMEERIDPEVANDTFELDRCIECGICVASCGTMLMRPDFVGPVGLNRVARFEVDPHDNRTAEDYYELVGDDDGIFGCMSLMACEDHCPKHLPLQNKIAYLRRKLVSLR
- a CDS encoding dynamin family protein, which translates into the protein MNLANDYFLLYHGSQVKKEISYEIMNIKEAEFYEVAALILSATRKNYEKYFPLKSFNKLCKIITDKTPTTINELYQLQYNLIEIISKNNNKDDIEKLHSTFEYLKNENILNNADNEKLISLFDPSELVVEEEKTNDVAIDNNLTFQEHKEDIDDTIKQLKELFNKEELKKELDETIDYINNQKFSIGITGVMNAGKSTMLNALMGKEILGSAVVPETANLTIVKYDKTPSANVFYWNKQEWEKIENSASDIKSIKEFIDETKSIFKDDLYNYIKEESRSESVDINNLAAFTSAEASGKKCNLVKYVELKSNLEFLEDGIEIVDTPGLDDPVIQREEITKEYLSTCDMMLHLMNVSQSATLKDVEFIIDALLYQNISKLLIVITRADTVSKEQLQEVIDYTKTSIKKQLKSLNKDSKLDYILKTIKFIPISGRMALLHRTGREEEALKAGFKIEDTGIIEIEDYLNDSLFGKNSSKSELIIKSAKTQIMRTIDKQTSALNYELRLLSKSKEELELELSEFNKKKSANEKIFQAMKEDILYYKDDTKNYIKSLQTFLSSELIELQTLIKQRVISDVRYTYEKEKKKPEEIRTKSIIQTAIKDGIIDVVRDYRYKFIKKSQSIGEICEQKYHDFGFIIGHNNDNFDARGFFQEDFKSGFLTTSNDILISKIVNAVNKSKSNRLEELDSKIEQFLKEEFINIEENITTKANEISQILIDNFFDALNAPLKNFEDRLKSDEEILQKQLKSFEENDKNRDTLSLQIHKNLKKLETIKEGCKK
- a CDS encoding dynamin family protein, with amino-acid sequence MKLLQQFINEYKTAYEKKEIVYEDSIVGEINRVKDLLLDDYFLPSVQLKSILDKFNRKARYPMEIAITGQFSAGKSTFLNALLSRNILPTGITPVTSKVNFINYGEEYKLKITYKSGAEEYHSIDAIADFTDQRKDELDDVKYLTLYAPMDILKDISFVDTPGLNSQSQSDTETTRRVLRDVGGIIWLTLIDNAGKMSEAEVLEEYMQHFKNKSLCVLNQKDKFTQEQIKTTTNYIKTKFAKYFAEVVPISAKQALDSRQHQKNILLESVYTQITNEFKTKLSENLEVNSINFFEKEFEEFKKEVHTINSKDDTQDLKLLEESNINKVLEFIENTIRPQAKEAKEFSIKNDLKGVCDILIKEYETIIGSYNSLEDILKNTENKVLEAFEDIYKKYSKDLYNIYNSLEIIMEKIANETFKNIKRVESTRFQETKGNFLTGTKIQKVEYSTFWIDSDNVYKNLFYDDQTIDKMFKRSIKMLKNNELQTDEAFREVYRKLESEVHKWQEAYEKIRKHREIASDLEFSNTRHFAAKVHENVLKEYQKAILENISALRKKFAYFNGALSYSYIQTTQATIAHFEQQIKESEDLYKKEPTKFSIHHPREDEILSKLRANFAFEKIEDFLTSKRNYLFKIIKYSKEQYLEINKDRIKFVESKKQNFDKKIEKLKEIKESI